The following DNA comes from Streptomyces globosus.
GCGACCGCCCGGGCACCACCGAGTTCGTCGGCGTCGACGCGCTGGTCACCACTGCCGGGGAGGACGAGCCGCAGACCGACGCCTTCGCGCACCTGTACCGGGACCAGCAGGCCACCCCCGGCACAGCCGTCGAGGACGCCCCCGTCGCGGCCCCGGCACCGAGCAAGCCGGCCGGCCGGGCCTCCGGGCTGCTGAAGTCCAGCGCCCTGATGGCCGCCGGAACGATCGTCTCCCGCATCACCGGCTTCCTGCGGACCCTCGTCATCGCCGCGGCGATCGGCGTCGGCACGTTCAACGACACGTACCAGATCGCCAACACGCTGCCGACGATGATCTACGTGCTGGTCGGCGGAGGCGCGCTCAACGCCGTCTTCATCCCCCAGCTCGTCCGGGCCATGAAGAACGACAGCGACGGGGGCCAGGCTTACGCCAACCGGCTGCTGACCCTGGTCGTCGTCCTGCTGGCCGCCATCACCACCATCTGCGTGCTCGCCGCACCGGTGTTCATCACGATGATGTCGCCGAAGATCGCCTCCGACCCGGACCAGATGGACGTGGCGGTCGCGTTCGCCCGCTACTGCCTGCCCACCATGTTCTTCATGGGCGTGCACGTGGTGCTCGGTCAGATCCTCAACGCGCGGGGCAGGTTCGGCGCGATGATGTGGACGCCGGTCCTCAACAACATCGTCGTCATCGCCACGTTCGGGGCGTTCATCTGGGCCTTCGGCGGCTTCACCACCTCCGGTGTCAGCGCCGCCACCGTCACCCCGGAGGGCGTGCGCCTGCTCGGCCTCGGCACCCTCCTCGGCCTCACCGTGCAGGCGCTGGCGATGCTGCCGTACCTGCGCGACGCCGGGTTCGCCCCGCGCCTGCGATTCGACTGGAAGGGCCACGGCCTCGGCAAGGCCGCCCGCCTCGCCAAGTGGACGTTCTTCTTCGTCCTCGCCAACCAGGTCGGCCTCGTCGTCGTGACCCAGCTGGCCACCTGGGCCGGCTCGGTCGCCGAGAAGCAGGGCCACCCCGGCACCGGCATCACCGCCTACAACTACGCGCTGCTGCTGTGGCAGATGCCGCAGGCCATCATCACCGTCTCCGTCATGACGGCCGTCCTGCCCCGCATCTCCCGCTCCGCCCACGACGGCGACGCGGCCGCCGTCCGCGACGACATCTCCTACGGCCTGCGCACCTCGGCCGTCGCGATCGTGCCCTGCGCCTTCGCCTTCCTCGCCCTCGGCGTCCCGATGGCCACGCTGCTGTACGCGGGTTCCGGCGACGGCGCCCGCAACATCGGCTACGTGCTGATGGCGTTCGGCCTCGGCCTCATCCCCTACTCGGTCCAGTACGTGGTGCTGCGCGGCTTCTACGCCTACGAGGACACGCGCACGCCCTTCTACAACACGGTCATCGTGGCCGCCGTCAACGCGGCCGTCTCCACCGCCGCGTTCTTCGTGCTCCCCGCCCGCTGGGCCGTCGTCGGCATGGCCGCCGCCTACGGACTCGGCTACGCCGTCGGCGTCGGCGTCGCATGGAAGCGGCTGCGCAAGCGGCTCGGCGGCGACCTCGACGGCGCCCACGTGCGGCGCACCTACGCCCGCCTCACCGGCGCCTGCATCCCGGCGGCCGCCGTCGCCGGAGGCGCCGCGTACGCGGTCACGCAGTGGCTGGGCAGCGGAGTCGCCGGCTCCCTCGCGTCGCTGACCGCGGGTCTCATCGCGCTGGCCGCCGTCTTCCTCCTGGCCGCCAAGCGGATGCGCATCGAGGAGCTCAACGCCATGGTCGGGATGGTTCGCGGACGCATGGGGCGCTGATGCGCACAACCGTCGCACTCCTTCGCGTGTCGTGCATAGCGCCGGACTGTGGGCACAATTGGCATGGCTTCGCAGACTGGCCGACAGCGCGTAACGGATGGGGAGGCAGGAACGACGGTGGCGGAACGTAGCACGGCTGCCGTCGACGTGGCCGACAACGGCGGCGACCAGCCGCCGGCCGCTGGTGCGGCAAAGGCCACGGCCGACGGGGCGGAGACCCAGAACGGACGAGCCGCGGACAAACCCGTCCCCGAGGAAAAGGACGGCGAACACAGGACCGCGGTACCGGCCGCAGCCCCCGAACTCCACAGCGGCCACAAGCTCGCCAGGCGCTACCGCCTGGAGGAGTGCGTCACCCGTCTGGACGGATTCAGCAGCTGGCGCGCGGTGGACGAGAAGCTGCGCCGTGCCGTGGGCGTCCACCTGCTGCCCGCCGACCACCCCCGCGCCCGCTCCGTCCTGGCCGCGGCCCGCTCCTCCGCCCTGCTCGGCGACCCCCGGTTCGTCCAAGTCCTCGACGCGGTGGAGGAGAACGACCTCGTCTACGTCGTCCACGAGTGGCTGCCCGACGCCACCGAGCTGACCTCCCTCCTCGCCACCGGCCCCCTGGAGCCCCACGAGGCCTACCAGCTCGTCAGCCAGGTCTCCCAGGCCATGGCCGCCGCACACCGCGAGGGCCTCTCCCACCTCCGGCTCACACCCGGCGCGATACTGCGGACCTCCACCGGGCAGTACCGCATCCGCGGCCTCGCGGTGAACGCGGCCCTGCGCGGCATCACCAGCGACACCCCCCAGCGCACCGACACGGAAGCGATCGGTGCGCTGTTGTACGCCTCCCTCACCCAGCGCTGGCCCTACGAGAACGACGCCTACGGGCTCACCGGCCTTCCCAAGGACGTCGGCCTGATCCCCCCGGACCAGGTGCGCGCCGGCGTCCACCGCGGCCTGGGCCAGCTCGCCATGCGCGCCCTCGCCAACGACGGGGCCACGGCCTCGCGGCAGGAGCCCCCCTGCACCACGCCGGAGGAGCTGGCCAAGGCAGTCGCCGCCATGCCGCGGATCAGACCGCCGGAGCCCGCCTTCACGGCGCCGCCCGAGTACCAGCACACCACCTACCAGCAGGGCAGCTACGGCCGCCCGCCGACGCACCCCGGGACACCGGCCGCCCAGGTCATCGTGGCCCCGCCGCCCCCGCTGCAGAGCCGCGCGGGCCGCGTCCTGAAGTGGGCCGTGTCCGCGCTGCTCATCACGGCGCTGGGCCTGGGCAGCTGGCAGCTGGCCGACACGCTCCTCGACCACGGCAAGGGCGACAGCGGCAACGGCGGCTCGCAGCAGACGGCCCCCACCGGCGAGCCTCCGAAGGTGCGTCATCCCAAGCAGCTGAAGGTGGGCTCGGCGAGCGTCTTCGGCAGGGAGCAGATCGAGAAGGAGGACGTCCACAAGGCGGTGGACGGCGACCGCTCCACCGGGTGGGTCACCAACCACTTCAAGGGGCAGCCGAACTTCGGCAACCTGCCCTCCTACGAGGACGGGAGCGGCGTCATCGTCGACCTCGGCAGCGTCCAGGAGGTGACGAAGCTCGAAGCGGACATGTACCTCGCGGGCCACAAGGCCCAGGTGCGCGCCGCCGCGGCCGACGCCTCCTCGCCGGTCTCCCTCTCCGACTTCCCGCAGGAGCTCACGAAGCTGCAGAACACGGGGAAGACCCTGGAGACCAAGCTCGATGCTCCGGTGAAGACCCGCTTCCTGCTGGTGCACATCACCGAGCTGCCCTCCGAGGGCGGCGTCTACCGGGGCGGCATCGACGAGATCAGGGTCATGGGCCTGGTCGACTGACGGCCGCGGCCGGACCGCACGGCGAACGGGCCGCGGTACACGGGGCGAGCGTCCCGTGCACCGCGGCCCCCGGCGTCTGCGGCTCCGCACCGGGGGCGGCCCCCTCGTGTTCGGGCCGTACAGGGCCTAGTCTCCATGCCGGGAGAAGCGAGGTGTGATGCACGCAGCAACGGGGGACGGCCGCAGCGACCGGGAGCTGCTCGCGTCGCACGCCGCTGGCGACCCCGACGCCTTCGCGGAGATCGTGCGCCGCCACCGCGACCGGCTCTGGGCCGTGGCCCTGCGCACCCTCGGGGACCGCGAGGAGGCCGCCGACGCCGTGCAGGACGCGCTCGTCTCCGCCTACCGGGCCGCCCACACCTTCCGGGGGGAGTCCGCCGTCACCACCTGGCTGCACCGGATCACCGTGAACGCCTGCCTCGACCGCGCCCGCAAGGCCGCCGTCCGCAAGACCGCCCCGCTCGACGACACCGAGCGCCTGGAGCGCCTCCTGGAGCCCCACGAGTCCGCCGAGGCCCCGGCCGAACGGCAGGAGCTGCACCGCCAGCTCCTCGCCGCCCTGGGGACCCTGCCGGCCGACCAGCGCGCGGCCCTGGTCCTCGTCGACATGCAGGGTTACTCCGTGGCGGAGGCCTCCGACGTGCTGGGCGTCCCCTCCGGCACGGTGAAGAGCCGGTGCGCGCGCGGCCGGGCCAAGCTCGTCCCGATGCTCACTCATCTGCGCTCGAATGCCGGGGATAACACCGCTGCGGAGCGGGGAAGGAACCGGACGCCGGGGACACCCGTCCCACCAGCGGCAGATCCCGGTCATCCAGCCCCGGGCGCAGACACGGTGAAGGGCGGAGGTGGACGAACGTGACTCCCGCAGCCGACACGATCCGGCACCCGGACGTCTCGGAGATCTCCGACCTGGCCGAGGGGCTGCTCTCCCCGGCCCGGAGCGCGCAGGTGCGCCGCCACCTGGCCGAGTGCCCCCTGTGCGCCGACGTACTCGCGTCCCTGGAGGAGATCCGCTCGCTGCTCGGCACGCTGCCGGGGCCGCCGCGCATGCCCGCGGACATCGCCGGACGCATCGACGCGGCCCTCGCGGCCGAGGCCCTGCTGGACTCCACCACGCCGAGGGCCGGCGCCGCCGTCGGCGCGGAAGCGGACGGCGCGGAAGCGGACGCAGCAGCGCAGCCGGGCGCCTCCGGCGCCTCCGGCGCCGCGGCGGCCCGTCCGGGTGGTCGGCGGCCCTCGGGCCACCCGGACGGAGCAACCGGCCCCGGCCGGCGCCGCGCCCGGCGCCGGATCGCGGTCGTCGCGGCACTGGCGGGCGCCGCGGCATGCGCCGTCGGCATCCTCTTGGCCGGGGGCCTGTTCGGATCGGGTTCGCCGGACACCGCCGCCCGCACCTCCGACCCCCGTACGACAGCCCAGGCGCCGGCCGGCGGCACCTACACCGCCCAGGGCCTCCAGGACAGCGTCCGGCGGCTCCTCGGCCCGGCCGACGGCGCGAAGAAGGCGACCCCTCCCGAGGGGAACAGCACCTTCGGAGCGGAGAACGCCCCGCAGAGCCAGGGCCTCGCCCCCGGCGACCGGGCAGTCGGCACGGACGCGGCCGACGTGCCCGCCTGCGTGCTCGGCGCCACTCGCCGCACCGAGGCCCCGCTCGCCGCCGAACGTGGCAGCTACCAGGGCAGGGAGGTCTTCCTCCTCGTCCTCCCGCACCCCGGAGACGCCGGCCGCGTCGATGCGTACGTCGTGGGCACCGGGTGTACCGCCATCCCTTCGGGCGGTGCCGGAGAGCCCCTGCTGACCAGGACCTACCCGCGGAGCTGACAGCTTGGCACCCGGACGGGGAGGGCCAGGGAATGGACGCGCCTTAGGATCCGTTGGGTGGGGTGAGGCTCCACACCGGCCCCCGGCCAGCAGCGCGCAGTCCACAGAGACGAGGAAGAGACCCGTGAGCGACGTCCGAAACGTGATCATCATCGGTTCCGGGCCGGCCGGATACACGGCCGCCCTCTACACCGCACGCGCTTCGCTCAAGCCGCTCGTCTTCGAGGGCGCCGTCACCGCCGGCGGTGCGCTGATGAACACGACCGAGGTGGAGAACTTCCCGGGCTTCCGCGACGGCATCATGGGCCCGGACCTGATGGACAACATGCGCGGCCAGGCCGAGCGCTTCGGCGCCGAGCTCGTCGCGGACGACATCGTGTCCGTCGACCTGGCCGGTGAGATCAAGACCGTCACCGACACGGCCGGCACCGTCCACCGCGCCAAGGCCGTCATCGTGGCCACCGGTTCGCAGCACCGCAAGCTGGGCCTGCCCAACGAGGACGCCCTCTCCGGCCGCGGCGTCTCCTGGTGCGCCACCTGCGACGGCTTCTTCTTCAAGGACCAGGACATCGCCGTCGTCGGCGGCGGCGACACCGCGATCGAAGAGGCCACGTTCCTCTCCCGGTTCGCCAAGTCCGTCACCGTCGTCCACCGCCGCGACGCGCTGCGTGCGTCGAAGGCCATGCAGGACCGTGCCTTCGCCGACCCGAAGATCCGGTTCGCCTGGGACAGCGAGGTCGCCGTGATCCACGGCGAGCAGAAGCTGTCCGGTCTGACGCTGCGCAACACCAAGACCGGTGAGACTTCCGAGCTGCCCGTGACCGGCCTGTTCATCGCCGTCGGCCACGACCCGAGGACCGAGCTCTTCAAGGACCAGCTGGAGCTCGACGACGAGGGCTACCTCAAGGTGGAGGCCCCCTCGACGCGCACCAACGTCACCGGCGTGTTCGGCGCGGGCGACGTCGTCGACCACACGTACCGTCAGGCCATCACCGCCGCGGGCACCGGCTGCTCGGCCGCCCTCGACGCCGAGCGCTTCCTCGCCGCCCTCTCGCATGCCGAGAAGGCCCACGCGACGGTCTGACCCCAGACTCCCCCCACTCAACACCCCGCAGGAAGAAATAGGAGGCCGCTGTGGCCGGCACCCTCAAGAACGTGACCGACGCCGACTTCGAGACCGAGGTCCTCAAGAGCACCAAGCCCGTCCTGGTGGACTTCTGGGCCGAGTGGTGCGGCCCGTGCCGCCAGATCGCGCCGTCCCTGGAGGCCATCGCCGCCGAGTACGGCGACCAGATCGAGATCGTCAAGCTCAACATCGACCAGAACCCCGGCACGGCCGCCAAGTACGGCGTCATGTCCATCCCGACCCTGAACGTCTACCAGGGCGGTGAGGTCGTCAAGACCATCGTCGGTGCCAAGCCCAAGGCGGCCATCCTGCGCGACCTGAGCGACTTCGTCGGGGGCCCGGCCGCCTGACGGCAGCCGCCTCCGCCGCGTTTCACGTGAAACGGGGCCGCCCCCAGGGGCGGCCCCGTTTCGCACGTCCGGTCCCGCCCCGAGCCGAAGGGCTCACAGGGGGCGCAGTGCCGGCTCCTTGCGGGCGCCTCCGAGGAGCCGGTCCAGTGCCAACTCCACGTCCTCCTTCCAGGAGAGCGTGGAGCGCAGCTCCAACCGCAGCCGCGGGTGCATGGCGTGCGGCCGAACAGTCTTGAAGCCCACGGCCAGCAGGTGATCGGCGGGGAGCAGGCAGGCGGGTCCTTCCCAGCGGGCGTCGCCGAACGCCTCGATGGCGCGGAACCCGCGCCGCAGGAGGTCCTTGGCCACGGTCTGCACCATCACCCGCCCCAGGCCCTGCCCCTGGTACCCGGGGCTGATCCAAGCGGTGATCAGCTGCACCGCGTCGGGTGAGACCGGGCTCGTCGGGAAGGCCGTCGAACGGGGGACGTAGGCAGGCGGCGCGTACATCACGAAGCCGACGGGGACCTCGTCCACGTAGACGACGCGGCCGCACGAACCCCACTCCAGGAGGACGGCGGAGATCCACCCCTCCTTTTCGAGTTCGGACGTCCCCGCCTTCACGGCGGCCTCGCCGCTGACCGGGTCCAGCTCCCAGAACACACAGGACCGGCAACGCCGAGGCAGGTCCTGCAGGTTGTCCAGTGTGAGTGGTACCAACCGACGCCCCATGAGCGCATCGTATCCAGAGCCCGAATCAGGAGAAACCGCTCCAAGCCAAAGGGGCGGACCGCCCCGGCAGCACCGGCGCGATCCGCCCCTCGGCGGGCGGGAGGGTCACTCCGCGGACTGCCCCTGCTCCAGCACCCGGCCCTCGCCGGGAGCCAGGGTCGCCAGGATCCGCTCCAGGTCCTCCATCGAGGCGAACTCGACGGTGATCTTGCCCTTCTTCTGGCCCAGGTCGACCTTCACCCGGGTCTCGAAGCGGTCGGACAGCCTCGTCGCCAGCTCACTGAGGGCCGGGGACACCCGGCCGCCCGCGCGGGGGCCCTTCGGCTTGACCGCGGCCGCCGGCTCCGAGCCCATGAGCGAGACGATCTCCTCGACCGAACGCACGGAAAGCCCTTCGGCCACGATGCGTGCGGCGAGCTGGTCCTGGGCTTCCGGGTCGTCGACACCGAGCAGGGCGCGGGCGTGGCCGGCCAGCAGGACTCCGGCCGCCACCCGGCGCTGCACCTTCGGCGACAGCTTGAGGAGCCGGAGGGTGTTCGTCACCTGCGGACGGGAGCGGCCGATCCGGTCTGCCAGCTCGTCGTGGGTGCAGTTGAAGTCCCGCAGCAGCTGGTCGTAGGCCGCAGCCTCTTCCAGCGGGTTCAGCTGTGCCCGGTGGAGGTTCTCCAGCAGGGCGTCCAACAGCATCTTGTCGTCTTCGGTGGCCCGGATGATCGCCGGAATCCGCTGGAGGCCGGCCTCCTTGCAGGCCCGCAGGCGCCGCTCGCCCATGATGAGCTCGTAGCCGCCGGCTGGTGCCCGCCGCACGACGATCGGCTGGAGCAGCCCAACCTCGCGGATGGAGGTGACCAGCTCCGCCAGAGCCGCTCCGTCGAAGACCTCACGGGGCTGCCACGGATTCGCCTCGATCTCGTCCACCGCGATTTCGGCGAAGGTTGCTCCCGCCACCTCGCCGGCCGCGGGCTCCACCGCGACGGTGTCGATCGGCTCGGCGACCGCAATCGATGTTTCACGTGAAACATCGGCCTGTGCGAGGGAGGTCAGCTTCGCCGCGGCGATGCCCCGCTCGGAACTCGGCCCCGGCAGGGAGGCCGCTACCGCCGGCCCGGCGCCCGCTGCGGGCGTCCTCTCCTGGGGAGCCGCGGGAATCAGCGCGCCGAGCCCCCGCCCCAGACCCCTACGTCGCTCACTCATTGGATCCCCTCCGCCATGCTCTGCGTGCTGTTCATGCCTGCGCCCACGTGGGCGTTGCGGCCGT
Coding sequences within:
- a CDS encoding ParB/RepB/Spo0J family partition protein is translated as MSERRRGLGRGLGALIPAAPQERTPAAGAGPAVAASLPGPSSERGIAAAKLTSLAQADVSRETSIAVAEPIDTVAVEPAAGEVAGATFAEIAVDEIEANPWQPREVFDGAALAELVTSIREVGLLQPIVVRRAPAGGYELIMGERRLRACKEAGLQRIPAIIRATEDDKMLLDALLENLHRAQLNPLEEAAAYDQLLRDFNCTHDELADRIGRSRPQVTNTLRLLKLSPKVQRRVAAGVLLAGHARALLGVDDPEAQDQLAARIVAEGLSVRSVEEIVSLMGSEPAAAVKPKGPRAGGRVSPALSELATRLSDRFETRVKVDLGQKKGKITVEFASMEDLERILATLAPGEGRVLEQGQSAE
- a CDS encoding protein kinase family protein; protein product: MAERSTAAVDVADNGGDQPPAAGAAKATADGAETQNGRAADKPVPEEKDGEHRTAVPAAAPELHSGHKLARRYRLEECVTRLDGFSSWRAVDEKLRRAVGVHLLPADHPRARSVLAAARSSALLGDPRFVQVLDAVEENDLVYVVHEWLPDATELTSLLATGPLEPHEAYQLVSQVSQAMAAAHREGLSHLRLTPGAILRTSTGQYRIRGLAVNAALRGITSDTPQRTDTEAIGALLYASLTQRWPYENDAYGLTGLPKDVGLIPPDQVRAGVHRGLGQLAMRALANDGATASRQEPPCTTPEELAKAVAAMPRIRPPEPAFTAPPEYQHTTYQQGSYGRPPTHPGTPAAQVIVAPPPPLQSRAGRVLKWAVSALLITALGLGSWQLADTLLDHGKGDSGNGGSQQTAPTGEPPKVRHPKQLKVGSASVFGREQIEKEDVHKAVDGDRSTGWVTNHFKGQPNFGNLPSYEDGSGVIVDLGSVQEVTKLEADMYLAGHKAQVRAAAADASSPVSLSDFPQELTKLQNTGKTLETKLDAPVKTRFLLVHITELPSEGGVYRGGIDEIRVMGLVD
- the trxB gene encoding thioredoxin-disulfide reductase; this translates as MSDVRNVIIIGSGPAGYTAALYTARASLKPLVFEGAVTAGGALMNTTEVENFPGFRDGIMGPDLMDNMRGQAERFGAELVADDIVSVDLAGEIKTVTDTAGTVHRAKAVIVATGSQHRKLGLPNEDALSGRGVSWCATCDGFFFKDQDIAVVGGGDTAIEEATFLSRFAKSVTVVHRRDALRASKAMQDRAFADPKIRFAWDSEVAVIHGEQKLSGLTLRNTKTGETSELPVTGLFIAVGHDPRTELFKDQLELDDEGYLKVEAPSTRTNVTGVFGAGDVVDHTYRQAITAAGTGCSAALDAERFLAALSHAEKAHATV
- the sigM gene encoding RNA polymerase sigma factor SigM, with translation MHAATGDGRSDRELLASHAAGDPDAFAEIVRRHRDRLWAVALRTLGDREEAADAVQDALVSAYRAAHTFRGESAVTTWLHRITVNACLDRARKAAVRKTAPLDDTERLERLLEPHESAEAPAERQELHRQLLAALGTLPADQRAALVLVDMQGYSVAEASDVLGVPSGTVKSRCARGRAKLVPMLTHLRSNAGDNTAAERGRNRTPGTPVPPAADPGHPAPGADTVKGGGGRT
- the murJ gene encoding murein biosynthesis integral membrane protein MurJ, whose protein sequence is MNAPYDGDRAQGTGAPAPYPGADPGGQVPAPAPGPDRDPYVQDAYDRDPYRSHDLSAQDPVAEVLYDRASHPPPPPGTYQEPGPLYAAPQTAAPAPDPRVWAQTPPPEPDGPSRHLRYGDRPGTTEFVGVDALVTTAGEDEPQTDAFAHLYRDQQATPGTAVEDAPVAAPAPSKPAGRASGLLKSSALMAAGTIVSRITGFLRTLVIAAAIGVGTFNDTYQIANTLPTMIYVLVGGGALNAVFIPQLVRAMKNDSDGGQAYANRLLTLVVVLLAAITTICVLAAPVFITMMSPKIASDPDQMDVAVAFARYCLPTMFFMGVHVVLGQILNARGRFGAMMWTPVLNNIVVIATFGAFIWAFGGFTTSGVSAATVTPEGVRLLGLGTLLGLTVQALAMLPYLRDAGFAPRLRFDWKGHGLGKAARLAKWTFFFVLANQVGLVVVTQLATWAGSVAEKQGHPGTGITAYNYALLLWQMPQAIITVSVMTAVLPRISRSAHDGDAAAVRDDISYGLRTSAVAIVPCAFAFLALGVPMATLLYAGSGDGARNIGYVLMAFGLGLIPYSVQYVVLRGFYAYEDTRTPFYNTVIVAAVNAAVSTAAFFVLPARWAVVGMAAAYGLGYAVGVGVAWKRLRKRLGGDLDGAHVRRTYARLTGACIPAAAVAGGAAYAVTQWLGSGVAGSLASLTAGLIALAAVFLLAAKRMRIEELNAMVGMVRGRMGR
- a CDS encoding anti-sigma factor family protein; the protein is MTPAADTIRHPDVSEISDLAEGLLSPARSAQVRRHLAECPLCADVLASLEEIRSLLGTLPGPPRMPADIAGRIDAALAAEALLDSTTPRAGAAVGAEADGAEADAAAQPGASGASGAAAARPGGRRPSGHPDGATGPGRRRARRRIAVVAALAGAAACAVGILLAGGLFGSGSPDTAARTSDPRTTAQAPAGGTYTAQGLQDSVRRLLGPADGAKKATPPEGNSTFGAENAPQSQGLAPGDRAVGTDAADVPACVLGATRRTEAPLAAERGSYQGREVFLLVLPHPGDAGRVDAYVVGTGCTAIPSGGAGEPLLTRTYPRS
- the trxA gene encoding thioredoxin yields the protein MAGTLKNVTDADFETEVLKSTKPVLVDFWAEWCGPCRQIAPSLEAIAAEYGDQIEIVKLNIDQNPGTAAKYGVMSIPTLNVYQGGEVVKTIVGAKPKAAILRDLSDFVGGPAA
- a CDS encoding GNAT family N-acetyltransferase, with protein sequence MGRRLVPLTLDNLQDLPRRCRSCVFWELDPVSGEAAVKAGTSELEKEGWISAVLLEWGSCGRVVYVDEVPVGFVMYAPPAYVPRSTAFPTSPVSPDAVQLITAWISPGYQGQGLGRVMVQTVAKDLLRRGFRAIEAFGDARWEGPACLLPADHLLAVGFKTVRPHAMHPRLRLELRSTLSWKEDVELALDRLLGGARKEPALRPL